TCTGTCGCAGCTTCCGCCGCCTCCACCTGTCGAGCCGGATGGACCCAACATTGCCGAGCAGATTCTCGGCAATTCCGCCGTCAAGAGTTTCCTCAAATCGGCGGCATCTGCTGCCGGCCGGGAGATCTCACGAAGCATTTTCGGGACCGGAAGCCGCCGCAGGCGCTGAAAATTCGACGCCCGCGAGTTCAGATACCGACCTCGCGGGCGAGCAGGTCGTTGATCGATTCGCGTCGGATCAGTGGTCGTGCGACGCCGCCGTGTACGGCAATCACCGGCGGCCGGCACACGCTGTTGTATGTGGACGCCATGCTGTGGTGATAGGCGCCGGTGCACGGCACTCCCAACAGATCACCTTCGTGGAGATCTGCGGGAAGTTGTATGCCGACGGAAATTTCGTCTCCCGATTCGCAGTGCCGCCCCACGACGGTCACTTCCTCGAGCGGTGCATTCGAATGTCGGTTGACCAATTCGACGTCGTAGCGGCTGTTGTACAACGACACTCGCGGATTGTCGCTCATACCACCGTCGACGGAGACGAATGTTCTTCCGCCGCTGACGGTTTTGATGTTCGCCACGCGGTACAGGGTGACCCCGGCCCGCGCAGCGATGGCCCGGCCGGGTTCGAGCACGATTTCGGGTCGGGGGAAGCGATTTCGGGTGCAGGCGTCGTCGAGTGATTCGTCGACAACGATTGCCAGTCGAGTCAGGTCGAGTTGTGCGTCGCCCGGGATGTACGCGATTCCGTGTCCACCGCCGAGGTCGAGTTCGGTGAGGATGATCCCGTGTGTGCGACGAATGTCGTCCATCTGGGCGATCATCGTGCCTATCGCCGGGCGGAAGTGTTCGGGATCGGTGATCTGCGAGCCGAGATGGCAGTGCAGGCCGATTAGTTCGAGGTGGGGTGCTGCGCTGACGGCGGCGACCGCACGATCCAATTCCTCGGAGAATGCCGGCAGGCCGAACTTCTGGTCGACGACGCCGGTGGTTACCGCCTTGTGCCCGTGAATGTCGACACCGGGTGTGACTCGGATCAGCACTTTCTGTTCCCGCGTGCATACCGATGCCAGCCGTAGTGCTTCGCTGTGGGAGTCGAGAACTATCCGGCCGACACCGGCGTTGGCGGCTGCTCTGAGCTCGGAGACAGACTTTGCATTGCCGTGCAGGATGATTCGCGCCGGGTCCATGCCTGCCGTCAGTGCAATGGTGAGTTCCCCGGCAGAGCAGACATCCACGCCCAGTCCCTCTTCGGAGACCCATTTTGCCATCGCCCGAATCATGAGTGCCTTGCCCGCGTACACGATTTCCGCGTCGGGGAAGATCTCCCGGTACATCCGGCAGCGGTGGCGCACATCCGCCTCGTCGACGACATAGGTGGGAGTTCCGTACTGGTCGGCGATCTCGTCGAGGGACACGTCGCCGATGCAGATGCGGCCGCTCTGATCGTGATGAGTGCTGATGGGCCACAAGGCCGGATCCAAGCGCGGTGTCATTGCGCTGCGTAGGGACGGGAAGATATCGAGAAGCGTCACGTCGATCTCCTGAAAGTGACCCGCTCGGTGCGGGGCTACCTTCAGGATTACTCCGAAACGGCTCCGGTGGACCTCGTCTTGACGGGTACTTGACGGGGAAGCGGCTGAGTTTGACGGCGTTCTTCTATGCCCGCCGTCTCCGCTTCCAACCGAACCAACCCAGCCCGGCGAGCACTGCCACCACTGCGACACCTCCAACAACAGCAGCAGTCTTGTCGACATACACCGCAACGGACGGCGTTCCGCCGGTTTCCGGCACATATCCGGCGCCGTAGACCGCTTCGACGGTCTTCTGGACGTCGAAATCGGTTCCGGTATAAGGCCCGCAGCTGTGTCCCTCGAATTCGGCGTCGACGTCGTAGGGCGCCGAGAGGAACATCAATTGCTCGGTTCCGACTACGTAGCTTGTGCCACAACCATTCCCGTTGGCGAGTGTTCCCACCGACGTCACCGAGGCGACATCGCCTTTGTAGACGCGACTGACGTCGAAGAGATAGGTGTCTTCGAACCCGTCCGAGGTTTTCTCCGTCGGAGTCCCGAGGAAAATGGTGCTCGAAACGCTCACTGCTTCCTCTGGGGTTGCGAAGGACATGCACGAGCACGCATTCGCTGTTGTAGGTAGCAGTAGGGGCAACCCTCCGGTCATGAGAAGGATTGCCCCTACTGCCAGTGCTCGCTGAGAGACCATTTACAGACTATATGGTCTGA
The nucleotide sequence above comes from Rhodococcus sp. KBS0724. Encoded proteins:
- the lysA gene encoding diaminopimelate decarboxylase; amino-acid sequence: MTLLDIFPSLRSAMTPRLDPALWPISTHHDQSGRICIGDVSLDEIADQYGTPTYVVDEADVRHRCRMYREIFPDAEIVYAGKALMIRAMAKWVSEEGLGVDVCSAGELTIALTAGMDPARIILHGNAKSVSELRAAANAGVGRIVLDSHSEALRLASVCTREQKVLIRVTPGVDIHGHKAVTTGVVDQKFGLPAFSEELDRAVAAVSAAPHLELIGLHCHLGSQITDPEHFRPAIGTMIAQMDDIRRTHGIILTELDLGGGHGIAYIPGDAQLDLTRLAIVVDESLDDACTRNRFPRPEIVLEPGRAIAARAGVTLYRVANIKTVSGGRTFVSVDGGMSDNPRVSLYNSRYDVELVNRHSNAPLEEVTVVGRHCESGDEISVGIQLPADLHEGDLLGVPCTGAYHHSMASTYNSVCRPPVIAVHGGVARPLIRRESINDLLAREVGI